One window from the genome of Paramisgurnus dabryanus chromosome 24, PD_genome_1.1, whole genome shotgun sequence encodes:
- the LOC135721119 gene encoding uncharacterized protein isoform X1, translating to MKKTIHLIVLLFAVFVSAGVFGVDTDEAKMMSVMEGDSVTLNPCVKKNIQKEDKIRWKFGATRVAEKEMDKEPSVGITLYDGDDGIFRKRLHVDPQTGSLTIKNIRTNHSGLYEAELTYKDKTIRKLFNVTVIGVFDPYSYQLKSVSVMEGTSVQLKTYVTVKKNDLMLWKFGNSRKQCSYNSIHHYPCLSDLTDIAKLDRETQEISLDNGEDQLFTDNLSLDKQTGDLTIRNTRTQHTGYYVLQISGNNDTRYRGFSVTVSGTESQQCLQNTLTIVSHVFALSFPVAVAVAVALICYYKKRASSLTTSDGAAAGQQLVPKSTDPVSSMSD from the exons ATGAAGAAAACAATACATCTCATTGTTTTATTGTTTGCCG TGTTTGTGTCTGCAGGTGTATTTGGTGTTGATACTGATGAAGCGAAGATGATGTCAGTGATGGAGGGAGATTCAGTCACTTTAAACCcgtgtgttaaaaaaaacatccagAAAGAGGATAAGATACGGTGGAAATTTGGAGCCACGCGTGTTGCCGAGAAGGAAATGGATAAAGAGCCCTCGGTTGGCATCACTCTATATGATGGTGATGATGGGATATTCAGAAAGAGATTGCATGTGGATCCTCAGACTGGATCTCTCACCATCAAAAACATCAGGACCAACCACTCAGGACTTTATGAAGCTGAGCTGACCTACAAAGATAAAACAATCAGAAAACTCTTCAATGTCACTGTTATTG gtgtgtttgatccaTATTCATATCAACTGAAGTCAGTGTCAGTGATGGAGGGAACATCTGTCCAACTTAAAACTTATGTTACGGTGAAAAAAAATGATCTGATGCTGTGGAAGTTTGGAAATTCCCGGAAACAATGCTCGTACAATTCGATCCATCACTACCCGTGTCTCAGCGATCTCACTGATATAGCCAAACTGGACAGAGAAACTCAAGAGATCTCACTAGATAATGGTGAAGATCAGCTATTCACTGATAATCTCTCGCTGGACAAGCAGACTGGAGATCTGACCATCAGAAATACCAGAACTCAACACACCGGATATTATGTTCTACAGATCAGCGGAAACAATGATACTCGCTACAGGGGATTCAGTGTTACTGTCAGTG GTACAGAATCACAGCAGTGTTTACAGAATACACTCACAATAGTTTCCCACGTGTTTGCATTGAGTTTTCCAGTTGCAGTTGCAGTTGCAGTTGCTTTAATCTGTTACTACAAGAAGA GAGCATCTTCGCTAACCACCAGTGATGGTGCTGCAGCAG GTCAACAGCTAGTGCCTAAATCTACTGATCCTGTTTCTTCCATGTCTGATTAA
- the LOC135721119 gene encoding uncharacterized protein isoform X3 has protein sequence MMSVMEGDSVTLNPCVKKNIQKEDKIRWKFGATRVAEKEMDKEPSVGITLYDGDDGIFRKRLHVDPQTGSLTIKNIRTNHSGLYEAELTYKDKTIRKLFNVTVIGVFDPYSYQLKSVSVMEGTSVQLKTYVTVKKNDLMLWKFGNSRKQCSYNSIHHYPCLSDLTDIAKLDRETQEISLDNGEDQLFTDNLSLDKQTGDLTIRNTRTQHTGYYVLQISGNNDTRYRGFSVTVSGTESQQCLQNTLTIVSHVFALSFPVAVAVAVALICYYKKRASSLTTSDGAAAGQQLVPKSTDPVSSMSD, from the exons ATGATGTCAGTGATGGAGGGAGATTCAGTCACTTTAAACCcgtgtgttaaaaaaaacatccagAAAGAGGATAAGATACGGTGGAAATTTGGAGCCACGCGTGTTGCCGAGAAGGAAATGGATAAAGAGCCCTCGGTTGGCATCACTCTATATGATGGTGATGATGGGATATTCAGAAAGAGATTGCATGTGGATCCTCAGACTGGATCTCTCACCATCAAAAACATCAGGACCAACCACTCAGGACTTTATGAAGCTGAGCTGACCTACAAAGATAAAACAATCAGAAAACTCTTCAATGTCACTGTTATTG gtgtgtttgatccaTATTCATATCAACTGAAGTCAGTGTCAGTGATGGAGGGAACATCTGTCCAACTTAAAACTTATGTTACGGTGAAAAAAAATGATCTGATGCTGTGGAAGTTTGGAAATTCCCGGAAACAATGCTCGTACAATTCGATCCATCACTACCCGTGTCTCAGCGATCTCACTGATATAGCCAAACTGGACAGAGAAACTCAAGAGATCTCACTAGATAATGGTGAAGATCAGCTATTCACTGATAATCTCTCGCTGGACAAGCAGACTGGAGATCTGACCATCAGAAATACCAGAACTCAACACACCGGATATTATGTTCTACAGATCAGCGGAAACAATGATACTCGCTACAGGGGATTCAGTGTTACTGTCAGTG GTACAGAATCACAGCAGTGTTTACAGAATACACTCACAATAGTTTCCCACGTGTTTGCATTGAGTTTTCCAGTTGCAGTTGCAGTTGCAGTTGCTTTAATCTGTTACTACAAGAAGA GAGCATCTTCGCTAACCACCAGTGATGGTGCTGCAGCAG GTCAACAGCTAGTGCCTAAATCTACTGATCCTGTTTCTTCCATGTCTGATTAA
- the LOC135721119 gene encoding uncharacterized protein isoform X2, translating into MKKTIHLIVLLFAGVFGVDTDEAKMMSVMEGDSVTLNPCVKKNIQKEDKIRWKFGATRVAEKEMDKEPSVGITLYDGDDGIFRKRLHVDPQTGSLTIKNIRTNHSGLYEAELTYKDKTIRKLFNVTVIGVFDPYSYQLKSVSVMEGTSVQLKTYVTVKKNDLMLWKFGNSRKQCSYNSIHHYPCLSDLTDIAKLDRETQEISLDNGEDQLFTDNLSLDKQTGDLTIRNTRTQHTGYYVLQISGNNDTRYRGFSVTVSGTESQQCLQNTLTIVSHVFALSFPVAVAVAVALICYYKKRASSLTTSDGAAAGQQLVPKSTDPVSSMSD; encoded by the exons ATGAAGAAAACAATACATCTCATTGTTTTATTGTTTGCCG GTGTATTTGGTGTTGATACTGATGAAGCGAAGATGATGTCAGTGATGGAGGGAGATTCAGTCACTTTAAACCcgtgtgttaaaaaaaacatccagAAAGAGGATAAGATACGGTGGAAATTTGGAGCCACGCGTGTTGCCGAGAAGGAAATGGATAAAGAGCCCTCGGTTGGCATCACTCTATATGATGGTGATGATGGGATATTCAGAAAGAGATTGCATGTGGATCCTCAGACTGGATCTCTCACCATCAAAAACATCAGGACCAACCACTCAGGACTTTATGAAGCTGAGCTGACCTACAAAGATAAAACAATCAGAAAACTCTTCAATGTCACTGTTATTG gtgtgtttgatccaTATTCATATCAACTGAAGTCAGTGTCAGTGATGGAGGGAACATCTGTCCAACTTAAAACTTATGTTACGGTGAAAAAAAATGATCTGATGCTGTGGAAGTTTGGAAATTCCCGGAAACAATGCTCGTACAATTCGATCCATCACTACCCGTGTCTCAGCGATCTCACTGATATAGCCAAACTGGACAGAGAAACTCAAGAGATCTCACTAGATAATGGTGAAGATCAGCTATTCACTGATAATCTCTCGCTGGACAAGCAGACTGGAGATCTGACCATCAGAAATACCAGAACTCAACACACCGGATATTATGTTCTACAGATCAGCGGAAACAATGATACTCGCTACAGGGGATTCAGTGTTACTGTCAGTG GTACAGAATCACAGCAGTGTTTACAGAATACACTCACAATAGTTTCCCACGTGTTTGCATTGAGTTTTCCAGTTGCAGTTGCAGTTGCAGTTGCTTTAATCTGTTACTACAAGAAGA GAGCATCTTCGCTAACCACCAGTGATGGTGCTGCAGCAG GTCAACAGCTAGTGCCTAAATCTACTGATCCTGTTTCTTCCATGTCTGATTAA